Part of the Candidatus Nanopelagicales bacterium genome is shown below.
CCACGGCAAGGCGTCAACTCGCTGAAGGGCTTCCCTCATCGATCGCATTCGCCGCGTACGAATTCATCGTCGGACCACTTCTGGAGAATCCGCAACGAGTGGGCAAGCAACTCATGCCGCCGCTGGCCGATCGCCACAGTGCGCGGCGAGGCACCTACCGCGTCATCTACCGCATTGACGACGCGGCGCGGACGGTGACGGTTCTCGCGGTCAGTCCTAGGGCTGACGCATACCGAACACCGTGATTCGGTAAGAGCAAGGCTTCAAAGTGTGCGGGGTGGGTGCAGGCTTGCACCCCCAGGGGAGTGCAGAAGGGAGTGCAGAAATGGCTGTTTGTGAGCGCATCTTGCATGGCACGCAACCCAAAGATCGTGCATCCTCAGTTTCTCCCCGCTACGAAAGTTCGCATGGCAAGGCCCTCCTCACGGGGGGCCTTGTTCGTTTCTGGCCCCGGTATCGGAGTGACTGAAGCTGGGTCTATTGACTTCTATGGACAGCGCTGGGCGCTT
Proteins encoded:
- a CDS encoding type II toxin-antitoxin system RelE/ParE family toxin, encoding MYELVITATARRQLAEGLPSSIAFAAYEFIVGPLLENPQRVGKQLMPPLADRHSARRGTYRVIYRIDDAARTVTVLAVSPRADAYRTP